GGATTTTATTGTAAAGAAATGGATGAGTTTCAGGGCAGGTTTACAACCTTTAAATATCGGATATATCAATAATAATGAGGAACCCTTACTTTTTCAAAGTGTTAATCGACCGGAGACGGAGAGGCTTATTTTGCCAACAGAATGGATCGAGGCCGGAGTGACAGCATACGGAGATCTCTACAATAAGTTCAATTATGCTTTGGGTTTTACCAATGGTGTCCTGGCTAAAGATTTTAAATCAGCAAGCTGGATCAGAGGAGGAGCAGATGGGCAGATGGAATCATTTAATAAAATAGCCATAAATGCACAGGTTAATTATTTGCCTGTCAATAATGTTACATTAAGTGCCAGTACCTATTATAATGAATCGGGACGTGATGAAAAGATCACTACAGACCAAGGCAGTAAAGAAGTAAAGGCCCCGGTATTTGTTGTTTCGGGTTATGCACGATGGGATTATAAGGCATTTAGCCTAATTGGCATGGGGACTTACGGAACCCTGGGTGAGACGCCCGAAGTATATCGCTTAACGGAACAAAACCAGGGAGTAGGCCAGGTCATTGGAGAAGAAGCCTACGGTTTTTATATTGAACCCAGCTTTGATTTGTTAAAAGCATTAGGTCATTCATCAAAAGATGAAGTTAAAAGCGGAAATATATTTACCATTTCCAATCCGGAGCTTCCGTTATTTATTCGTTATGAAAGAATGGATACCCACAGTAGTGTTGCCCCTGAACTTCAAGATCTGGACTATGTGCGCAATAACCTGAACATATGGATGGTTGGATTCAACTACAAGCCCAATCATCATTTTGTTGTAAAATTTGATGTCCGTTTTAGAGACAACCTTGATCCCCAGGAAGATGTTCCGGCTTCAGAGACCTTGTATGAACTAGGCATAGGTATTGAATTCTAATTCGTGAAACTTTCCTTACATCAGCCTCTTTTCATTTTCTTCAAACAATGATCTTATTCACTGACAAATCTCATAAGAATTGTCAGCTCTGGACCTTAATTTTATTAGGATTATTGGAAAAATTCATTTCTTATGAAACGAATGATGGTATTCCTTGTATTGTTGTGTACTAGTTTTATGCTACTTGGCCAGGAAGTTGAAGATGTCTCGTCAGATGCTTCAGAAAGTGCGCAAAGCCGCGAGTCCATGGCTGTCGATGCAACAGCTACCCAATGGAGTTTTCAACTGGCCTATCAGATGATGCCCGATTATCATGATGACCTGGTCAACGGGGAGCCACGTCCTGCAGGTATGGACGATTATATTCAACTGCGAATCGTAGCGCCCCTACCCATGAAAAACCTGACCATCCTTCCAAGATTGACCTTCAGGCATTATGAAAATCCTCAGGGACAATCCGGTATGGGAAATACAGAGTTGTTTGCACTCATCATTCCAGGATTTACAGACTGGGGATCAGGCCGAGCAGGTATAGGACCACTTGTGACCCTTCCAGGAAATGAAAACGTTGCCAGAGATGAATGGGGTTACGGATTTGCCGGGGCTATTGTAAATAATACGGGTAAATTCTTTTACGGACTATTGCTGACCCAATCCTGGAGAGCCATAGATCCAAATGCCTTACCTGAAAACAATACGGATACCAACCCACTTGGTATAGCACCCTTTGTGAATTACCGAATTGGTTCAAAAGGATGGTACGTTCAAACAGCTGATATCGTGGCCCAATACGATTGGAATACCGGGCATTTTTACCTGCCCATTGGCCTGAGGGCCGGAAAGGTATGGGTATTGGAAAAAGCCTCCTGGAACCTTTATGCTGAGTACCGGACCAGTGCCATTTACGAAGACTGGGAAGGAGCGGCAGTCAAGAATTCCTATCGTCTTAACATTTCATACACCATACCCGTAGGCAAGAAGAAATAGTTTATTGTTTAAAAAATTCTTTTTTATACACCTGTCCAAGTTCTTTTTCCAGGAGAAGTACTTCCGGCTTATCCTTGCGAAGCCCCACCTGCCAGTCATTGTAAATTTCCCAATTTTCGTCTTCAAAAACCGGCTTACCAAATTGCTTGATCAAAGCCTTTCGTATCCTGTCTTCTTCGCCTTTCGCCGTAAGGATCCAAACTACATTGAGAATGTCATCACCAAAACGTGCTTCAATTTTTCGTGGAAAACCTAAATAGTTTACCCCAAAACAGTTGATCTGGTATTGAGCATTCGGGTCACCTTCAGGTAAATCCCGTCTGCTGGTGAAGGCACTGTGGCTCTCAAGATCCATTTGTAGTTCTGAATAAGAAGCCCCCATTTTTATAAAAGACGGTATCATCCCTGTATTTTCAAGAGGTTCAGCTTTTCCATTTCCGTTTAGATATGGATTCTCCCAAACAAACAAATTTGGATGAATGGCTTCTTCTGTCATAATTCTTGCTACATCATTTTCTTTATGTACAAACAGTTTCTGCTTTTGATAGACATCATATCCTATATAATGCCATGATACCGTGTCCTGAACCTGACTCACAAGGGCCCTTTCAACATTTCCTTTTGCTTCGATAAAGGTAAGACTGTCGTCAGAAAATGTGAATACCGCCTCGTTGATGGTGCCTTTCTCAAGGTTAATTCCCGTACAGACCAGATGTTTTTCATCATATTTAGCCAGAGGATAAAGAGGCTTCTTAACTTGAATTATTTTGGAATTCTCTGAGATCTTATCAAGTTTTGTTTTTACAGACTGAAGGGATTCTTTTAAACGGATACCATTAAACTGCTTTTCAATCTGGGAAAACCCTATTCGTGGCAAGGTAAATACAAAGATAAAAACGAAAATTGCACGGGTAAGATTCTTAAGAGGCATATAAATTAATTATAGATTAGACTATTATAAGACTCAAACGGACTCCTGAATGTTACATTCAAAAATCAAAATTCTTATTGGTTTTTCTATTTTTGACAAAAATTCGTTGAATTGAACCATATCGATCAATTTATAAATGCTTTGGGAAAGCAGAAGGTTGCTGCTGAAACGACCAATTTATACCGAGGTGAGTCAAAATCGGCACAACTCAGAAGGTCAAATTTAGCGATGTATCTCCATAAAATGGAAAGGTTGAAGCCAACTGTCCTTCTGCTTGGAGAGGCCCCGGGATATAAAGGATGCGGGATCACAGGAGTTCCTTTTACCAGCGAACGTATTTTGGCCGAATATTCTATTTTTCAAGATCAGGGGTTTAAAATTAGAAGCAATATCTTAAAACCTGAAAGTGAAATTTCGGCCACCATTGTCTGGGATGAACTTGAGCGTCTTGACAGCATCCCTTTGATCTGGAATATTTTCCCGTTCCATCCGCATACCTCTGAAAATAAACGTGCCAATCGTACCCCGAATAAGGCGGAACTTGAGACAGGTAAAAAGTTTCTTCTTGAGTTGCTCGAGCTGTTTTGCATAGAAAAAATAATCACTTTAGGCAGGAAACCTGAATCCATGGTCAAAGAATTAGGGCTAAAACACACTTACGTCAGGCATCCTGCCAATGGAGGAAAAAATAAGTTTGTCATTGGCCTGCGCGAAGAAATGAGTAAGACTTGACCCTTTTAAACCATGAATTTTATTGTGACTGTAACATATTTATCTCCGTTCAGTCTCATAATAAACTTTATTCCATGCTAAGACGACTTCCATTAACAGTACTATTTTTTCTTATTGTAAATCTTACAGGGGCTCAGGAAAAGCCAAATGTTGCTAAGATCAATGCATATGCCGATAGTTATTACCGTGAGAAGAACTATGATAAAGCAGCTCAGAATTATCTTGAGGTAATCGAACATGCAGAATTTAGAGGAAGAAAAAAGAACGCCGCTTATAACGCAGCCTGTTGTCTTGCGCTACTTCATAAAAAAGACAGTGCATTTATCATGCTAAATGATGCCCTAAAATACGGGTATAATAATAAGAAACACCTGAGCAGGGATTCCGATCTGACTGTTCTTCACGGTAGTGAAAAATGGAAAGAATTTCTCGACAAAATGCCGGAAGCAAAATCATTGAACAGTGAGCCTGAAAAAGCGGTGATCCATACCTCAGATATCCATCATTTTTGGGAAGCTTATGATCTTGCCAATCAAGACACAGCAAACGCACGGGACATTTATCAGACATATTATTTTGACAAAGGAACTGATGGAATGCATGATTATATGGGCTTAAAAGTCAGCTCTGTAGATCATTTTGTAAAACATATTCAATTTTATCCCAAGCTCTATAGCACCCTTAGGGAAAATACACTCAAAGTTGATGCCTATAAGGTCCAGATTATGGAGAGTTTTAAGCATTTGAAAGCCATTTATCCTCAGGCCAAGTTTCCCGATGTTTATTTTCTTATTGGGGCCTTTACCAGTGGTGGAACAATTTCTTCTTCAGGCTTGCTGATAGGAACAAATCAAATGAGCGATGGTGAAGGGGTAAACAAAGAGGAGTTGGATTTTGGTATGAAATTATTAATGAACGAGTCAGCTTATATTCCCAATATTGTGGCCCATGAATTGATTCATTTTCAACAAGACGGAATGAAAAGGGAATCGATTACTTTAAGAGATGTCATAAAAGAAGGGATGGCTGACTTTATCGGTGAATTGATCAGTGGGGGAACGGCCAATGAAAAAATATTTGAATGGGCCAGAGGAAAGGAAAAACAAATCTGGGCCAAATTTCAAAAGGACATGTATTTAAACCGTTACAGCAATTGGATCGCCAACTATAATACCGCCTCAAAAGACAGCTATCCCGACTTGGGTTACTGGATCGGATACGAAATCTGTAAATCGTATTACGAAAACGCAAACGATAAAAAACAGGCTATTTACGACATGCTCCATATTCAGGATTATAAAAAATTCCTTGCAGACAGCCGTTGGGAGTCAAAGTTGGAACAGATGTATTAAATAACCTGCTTTCCGATGATCAGTGCTCAATGATGTCATGTTCTTTAACATCCTGCTTGCCGGAAACACTTAGGAAATGCTCATTGAAGCTCAACAGAGGTATCCAGGTACGGAACTCCATTTTACTTACGAGCCCTTGATGGAACAATTTGTCAATAATTCCGCTGCGTTCCTTTTCAAGCATGACAAGCATATCATAATCATCTTCGCTCATATATTTGTTGAGCGTATCAAAAATGTCACCAGACAACATAAGCTCAAAGGTTATATTCTCATAACCAATTTTTTCTCGTATCATCTCTTTAAACCATTCCATTTTTTCGACGCTCTTATAATCATTGTCCGTACTTATGTGCAGTACACGAATTTCGGGTTGATTCGGTTTTAGGAGATCGATCATTTGTTTCATAGCCTCAAGATCCACCTCTCTGAAATCAGATGCATATAACACCTTGTTATAATCTCTTAGTTCCGCGTATTGAGGGACCGCTAAAACAGGAACCGGAGATTTTTTCACCAGGGCCTTTGTGGTACCACCAAGCAATACTTCTTTGATAACACTTTTACCTTTTGTTCCTACTACGACCAATTGAGGTTTATGTTTTTCTATTGCCCTAAGAATTCCCTTAACCACAGAGGGATCTTCAACGGCCATATATCTGGCTTTTACTTCAGTATCATAATGATCAAAAAATTCCTGAAGACTTCTTTCCCAGCTACTCATCGCCTGGGTTTTCATTTCAAACGGATCATTTGTGTATGGATAGGTCCATACCGTTTTTATATCAAAAACATGTACCATGACCAGATTGGCTTTACGCTTTTCTGCCAGGTTCAGAGCAAATTTAAACGCCTTGTCCGCATTGCTCGAAAAATCGGTTGCAAATAATATTTTTTCCATTTTTATGCCTTTTAAAATTATTTTCAGAAAATAAGCATTCATCCTTTGATTTGCATTGACCGTGGTCAATGAAATCATTGATCCAGGACATTACTTTGTATACCCCCAGATTTTTAAAAATCAAAAAAATGCGGTATATTGGGATGCATTTATTTATCAATCAACACCTTAAGATTGATATGTGAATATCCTATCAAAATCAATAGTAACCAATAACCTAAAACCATGAAATTTTCATCTAACCTTCCCAAAATTGCCTTGATCATCTTATTTATTCCTTTCTTGTTGTCATCCTGTAAAAAAGAACCGGCCCCTGCCGCAGAAGAAGTGGTTGAAGTAAAAGAGCCTACTCAGGAAGAATTGATCGCCCAGGGAGAATATCTCGTGGGAATCATGGGATGCCATGATTGTCATTCTCCAAAAAGGATGGGAGAGAAGGGGCCCGAGATCATACCTGAATTAATGTTGTCAGGTTATCCTTCTGACAGGCCTCAAGCACCCTTAAAGCATGAACTGATCAAAGAAGGATTTGCTATGTTTTACCCTGACCTTACTGCTTCAGTAGGGCCTTGGGGAGGATCCTTTGCAGCCAATCTTACCCCGCACGAATCCGGAATCGGGAACTGGACCGAAGAACAGTTTAAAAGAGCCCTTACCCAGGGGAAAGCCAAAGGAATGGAAAACGGACGTATGCTCTTGCCGCCCATGCCTTGGATGAATTATGCGAATATGAAAGACGAAGATGTTAGAGCGGTGTATACCTATTTAAAAAGTATCAATCCAGTTGAAAATGTTGTACCCGCACCGGTAGCTCCGGACGGAATGTAGCCTTAAATAAGGATCCGATTCGGGCTGATGTAGATCGGATCCTTTTTTTGAATTTTAATCGGTAGTTTATCTTTCGAAACCAAATACGGCAGGAGCGAAGGTGGCATTGAGGCCCATGCCCACCGCTGCCTGTTTCATTTCTTCCGGTACCTCTCCGCAGAACAAAAATTCTCCTGGAACAGCAATTTTGAGTAAGTCATTGAAGTGGCCCGCAGCTGTAGTCCCGAGGTGAAACCCTACTGCACCTGCGTCGGAAAACAGATCCATTACCACCAGGGTAGAAGAGGTCTCATCAAAATAGCATTGCACCTTTAAGGCCCCAGGTTCATTCGATTTCATCTGGCTTTCCACCTCTTTATAGATTGCCTTTAATTGCTCTGAGTTTCCTTCTTTAGCGGTCCATTTATAGACCACCATTACTTCTTGATTATTCATGATTCTTGTTTTAAATATTTGATTACAGTACAAAGATATGTCGATATAGAGTATTTTAAAGGTGTCTTTTACGACATTTAAAAGGGTTGTATACGACAGTATATTATAGTATCTTTGTACATATTTTCAATATCATGAAACATATCAGCGTCATTGTTCCTTCAGGGAGCAGCATTGTAGATACCATAATTGCCCCGTTCAACCTGCTTCGAATGGCGAATCATCATTTTAGGAAAATCAACGGGCTTTCCGAGGAACCATTTAAAATAGATCTGGTAGGGCAAACCAAAGAGCCTGTTTTGTATCAGGGCCTTTTCAGCATTCAGCCCACAGCAACCCTGAAAGAGATCAGGAAGACCGATTTGATCATTATTTCTCCAATCAGCGGTGATCACGAAAAAGCCTTAGCAAACAACAGGGATTTTGTAGCATGGATCAAGACGCAACGGATCAAAAATGAAGCGGACCTTGCCAGTTTGTGCCAGGGGGCTTTTTTACTGGCCGAGACCGGACTTATAAACGGAAAATCCTGCGCCACACACTGGACGGTCCACAATGCATTTCAACGCCGATATCCAAAGGTAAAACTGGTTCCTGACAAGATTATCTGTGAGGACAACGGGATCTATTCAAGCGGAGGAGCCTATTCCATTTTAAATTTTACGCTCTATCTGATAGAACGCTATTTTGGCAGAGAAACAGCCATCTGGCTCTCAAAAATCTCTGAGATCGAATTTGACAGGCTCAGTCAGCAGGAATTTATCATTTTCAGTGGCCAGAAGGACCATATGGATCAACCCATTAAAGAAGCACAACAATTTATTGAAAAGAACTACAAGGATTCTTTACGCATCAATGATATCGCTCAGATGGTTCATTTGAACGGACGAAGTTTTTTAAGAAGATTTAAAAAAGCCACGGCCAATACACCACTCGAGTACATTCAGCGTGTTAAGGTGGAAGCTGCAAAAAAGCAATTGGAATCCAGTGCCAGAACCATTCTTGAAGTTATGTACGACATTGGTTACAATGACGAAAAGGCTTTTCGGTCCACATTCCGAAAGTACTCTGGCTTATCCCCAAAAGAATACCAAAGAAAGTATAACCGGGAAATGGCAGGTATTTAGTTTTCTATGAACAAAACATAAGGGATGTTCAATTGGGTATTCATATCATAGTAGTTGGCCGAGATTGTATTTCTGACTGCATCTCCTGTGACAATGGTTCCGTGAATTCTTAAATTCTTATCCGTTGTGCTGAGTAAACGCAAGGTTCTGATTTCGCGATCCTCAAATTTTTCAACATAATCCTCCACGATTTTAAATTCTCCCACTGAAGATTTATAGATATGGGCGCTTATCTTGAGTTGAACAACTGAGTCCTTGATCTTGATATATGATCCTTCTTTAAAGGTCAAAGGAACACGTCCAACCATGCCGTTTTCTAACTTATAGGTCTGGGCAGAGAGGCTGAGGCCGGAGAAAAAAGTGAATAACAAGAAAAGGAAAAAGTAGTTTTTCTTCATAGCAGGGGATTTGATACGAATATAAAAATAAAACTAATAAGATTCACATGAATTGATTCGCGTCAAAGATAAAGTTGATTATCATCACTGATGACAAGAAAAATGATCAGATTATGTACTATTTTAACCCAAA
This DNA window, taken from Lutimonas zeaxanthinifaciens, encodes the following:
- a CDS encoding outer membrane beta-barrel protein — encoded protein: MKIHPKLVFFLLLIIVGSEVGYAQLDTISAIDQLGGDGYREGQYPGLGRAASEIFYSDKPVTFSGYAELANVFNGGEPRDTSSEDLELFFNQLYRFTPFVGVRINKSIFLTAEFGIEYLEGNGESELHFFPELYMDFIVKKWMSFRAGLQPLNIGYINNNEEPLLFQSVNRPETERLILPTEWIEAGVTAYGDLYNKFNYALGFTNGVLAKDFKSASWIRGGADGQMESFNKIAINAQVNYLPVNNVTLSASTYYNESGRDEKITTDQGSKEVKAPVFVVSGYARWDYKAFSLIGMGTYGTLGETPEVYRLTEQNQGVGQVIGEEAYGFYIEPSFDLLKALGHSSKDEVKSGNIFTISNPELPLFIRYERMDTHSSVAPELQDLDYVRNNLNIWMVGFNYKPNHHFVVKFDVRFRDNLDPQEDVPASETLYELGIGIEF
- a CDS encoding uracil-DNA glycosylase, producing MGKQKVAAETTNLYRGESKSAQLRRSNLAMYLHKMERLKPTVLLLGEAPGYKGCGITGVPFTSERILAEYSIFQDQGFKIRSNILKPESEISATIVWDELERLDSIPLIWNIFPFHPHTSENKRANRTPNKAELETGKKFLLELLELFCIEKIITLGRKPESMVKELGLKHTYVRHPANGGKNKFVIGLREEMSKT
- a CDS encoding TPR end-of-group domain-containing protein encodes the protein MLRRLPLTVLFFLIVNLTGAQEKPNVAKINAYADSYYREKNYDKAAQNYLEVIEHAEFRGRKKNAAYNAACCLALLHKKDSAFIMLNDALKYGYNNKKHLSRDSDLTVLHGSEKWKEFLDKMPEAKSLNSEPEKAVIHTSDIHHFWEAYDLANQDTANARDIYQTYYFDKGTDGMHDYMGLKVSSVDHFVKHIQFYPKLYSTLRENTLKVDAYKVQIMESFKHLKAIYPQAKFPDVYFLIGAFTSGGTISSSGLLIGTNQMSDGEGVNKEELDFGMKLLMNESAYIPNIVAHELIHFQQDGMKRESITLRDVIKEGMADFIGELISGGTANEKIFEWARGKEKQIWAKFQKDMYLNRYSNWIANYNTASKDSYPDLGYWIGYEICKSYYENANDKKQAIYDMLHIQDYKKFLADSRWESKLEQMY
- a CDS encoding universal stress protein yields the protein MEKILFATDFSSNADKAFKFALNLAEKRKANLVMVHVFDIKTVWTYPYTNDPFEMKTQAMSSWERSLQEFFDHYDTEVKARYMAVEDPSVVKGILRAIEKHKPQLVVVGTKGKSVIKEVLLGGTTKALVKKSPVPVLAVPQYAELRDYNKVLYASDFREVDLEAMKQMIDLLKPNQPEIRVLHISTDNDYKSVEKMEWFKEMIREKIGYENITFELMLSGDIFDTLNKYMSEDDYDMLVMLEKERSGIIDKLFHQGLVSKMEFRTWIPLLSFNEHFLSVSGKQDVKEHDIIEH
- a CDS encoding c-type cytochrome codes for the protein MKFSSNLPKIALIILFIPFLLSSCKKEPAPAAEEVVEVKEPTQEELIAQGEYLVGIMGCHDCHSPKRMGEKGPEIIPELMLSGYPSDRPQAPLKHELIKEGFAMFYPDLTASVGPWGGSFAANLTPHESGIGNWTEEQFKRALTQGKAKGMENGRMLLPPMPWMNYANMKDEDVRAVYTYLKSINPVENVVPAPVAPDGM
- a CDS encoding antibiotic biosynthesis monooxygenase, which gives rise to MNNQEVMVVYKWTAKEGNSEQLKAIYKEVESQMKSNEPGALKVQCYFDETSSTLVVMDLFSDAGAVGFHLGTTAAGHFNDLLKIAVPGEFLFCGEVPEEMKQAAVGMGLNATFAPAVFGFER
- a CDS encoding GlxA family transcriptional regulator, translating into MKHISVIVPSGSSIVDTIIAPFNLLRMANHHFRKINGLSEEPFKIDLVGQTKEPVLYQGLFSIQPTATLKEIRKTDLIIISPISGDHEKALANNRDFVAWIKTQRIKNEADLASLCQGAFLLAETGLINGKSCATHWTVHNAFQRRYPKVKLVPDKIICEDNGIYSSGGAYSILNFTLYLIERYFGRETAIWLSKISEIEFDRLSQQEFIIFSGQKDHMDQPIKEAQQFIEKNYKDSLRINDIAQMVHLNGRSFLRRFKKATANTPLEYIQRVKVEAAKKQLESSARTILEVMYDIGYNDEKAFRSTFRKYSGLSPKEYQRKYNREMAGI